A DNA window from Ornithobacterium rhinotracheale DSM 15997 contains the following coding sequences:
- a CDS encoding Ppx/GppA phosphatase family protein, producing MKITKLAAIDIGSNAVRLLVCSIYNEEGRVTFNKTSLVRVPIRLGEDAFVRGEISEENEKRLIQAMTAYKLLMDVHQVQGYSAFATSAMREVKNGKKIVKKIREKAGVDLEIIDGQKEGQIIFETELKEYVNDKNSYLYIDVGGGSTELTVLAHGKVLNTRSFDVGTVRWLNGKVDASYLVKEVKPWVIENCKDLGNIEMIGSGGNINHIFKYSGKKKALSFTYLNQQRKILSALDFEDRLSIYNMKPDRADVIVPALEIYTSVMKFAKAKKMHVPKIGLADGMVQYMYHHKK from the coding sequence ATGAAAATAACTAAACTTGCCGCCATAGACATAGGTTCAAATGCTGTAAGACTTTTGGTGTGTTCCATATATAATGAGGAAGGTCGTGTAACATTCAACAAAACCAGCTTGGTGCGTGTGCCGATTCGTTTGGGAGAAGATGCCTTTGTGCGAGGCGAAATTTCTGAGGAAAACGAAAAAAGACTGATCCAAGCCATGACTGCCTACAAACTCTTGATGGATGTGCACCAAGTGCAAGGCTATTCAGCCTTTGCTACATCTGCCATGCGAGAGGTGAAAAACGGTAAAAAAATCGTAAAGAAAATCCGCGAAAAAGCAGGCGTGGATTTAGAAATTATCGACGGACAAAAAGAAGGGCAAATCATTTTTGAAACCGAGCTAAAAGAATATGTAAACGATAAGAATTCCTATCTATACATAGATGTAGGAGGTGGTAGTACCGAGCTCACCGTTTTGGCGCACGGAAAAGTGCTCAATACCCGTTCGTTTGATGTGGGAACGGTGCGCTGGCTCAATGGCAAGGTAGATGCTTCCTATTTGGTAAAAGAAGTGAAACCTTGGGTAATTGAAAATTGTAAAGATTTAGGCAATATCGAGATGATTGGTTCGGGGGGGAACATCAACCATATTTTTAAATATTCGGGTAAAAAGAAAGCACTCAGCTTTACTTATCTGAACCAACAAAGAAAGATTTTAAGTGCTTTGGATTTCGAAGATCGTTTGTCTATTTACAACATGAAACCCGACCGTGCAGATGTTATCGTTCCAGCGTTGGAAATCTATACTTCGGTAATGAAATTTGCCAAAGCTAAAAAGATGCATGTGCCAAAAATAGGTCTTGCCGATGGAATGGTGCAGTATATGTATCACCACAAAAAATAG